The Doryrhamphus excisus isolate RoL2022-K1 chromosome 22, RoL_Dexc_1.0, whole genome shotgun sequence genome segment ccctagttcgattccaccctcggccatctgagTGAGTGAGTACCGAGTCAGTACTAATGAGTCAGTAGAATCTTCATGCCTCTCATATGAAACCAGCGAGTttgttttatgtaatatttgtccTATTTTTAATCGGCAAATATGAAAAACTGAAGGTTTTTCTTAGAAATGCTGTTTAACTTTAAAgttcaactttattctgatatttttattttatcattacattgtaacatttaaagggctgcacggtgtgagagtggttagcgtggaggtcccacagctagtagaccctagttagattccaccctcagccatctctgtgtggagtttgcatgttctccccgtgcatgcgtgggttttctccgggtactccggtttcctcccacattccaaaaacatgctaggttaattggcgactccaaattgtccataggtatgaatgtgaatggttgtctatatgtgccctgtgattggctggcgaccagtccagggtgtaccccgcctctcgcccgacgacagctgggataggctccagcacccctgcgacccttgtgaggataagcggtagaaaatgaatgaatacaagcCAAGGAGGAGTGCAAAGACCTTGTTCTGGCATGCTAGTGAGAGGCAGTCGTTGTCGGACGGGTCAGATGTCAGAACTCTGAGGATGCCAATTAGCTGACTGAAGGTCAAGCCGCCAATCACATTCCGAAGGGGCGGGTAGAGCTCTGGAAGAGTctataaaacacaaaacactatGAAACTCCGATTTCAATTCTCCATATATAAGCATTCCTTACCTCTTCAGTGTCTCTGCTCATCAGCGTCGGAAGGTTGGAGGTCACGATCGTCAAGATGTTTATGGCAGAGTCCTGCTTCAGGAACGGCATGAGACGGGCAAGAAGCTTTTTCCCCTTTGAGACAACCAGGAATGGAAGAAACTCCCCTCCTGAATCTCTACATGGATTCATTTAGGTCAATGAAACATCACCTTTCCCACCACACATCTTCACGTCAGTCACTCACAAAGCGTCATGGTGCTGCATTTGGGAGAAGATGTGCTCCACCTTCCTCTGGGTCTTCTCCATCAACAACCTCTCTTCAGCCTCAGACAAGACCGTCATTTTCATTCGGTTTGTCTCCTCGATCTCCAAGAGAACTATGAATAGCTGCAAGAGAGAACGTGGGAGTTTTACGTGATTATTGAAGATGAACAGTGATGGTTTTCTTCATCGCTGCTCAACACCTTTTCAATCTTGCTAAGGACCTCTAACCGCTGCCGTCTCGTGTCTTTTTGATCCTGCGGTGCGGAAAGTGAGAGTTAGTCATTGATGAAAAAGGATGATGGATACAGTGGGCTAACAGGTCACCTCGAGTGGACCCTGAGCTTGGACAGCATGAACAGCACCAATGGCACGGCGAGGAGAGTAACACGTGGACACAGCAACTTGACCCAGGGAACCTTCGATGTGCaccactgcaaaaacaaaattaatcacCACTCATTTACAGttggaaaaagcacaatttaATTAACATGAAAAGGGGGTGTTGCTGTGCATTTCCCAATCAATGGGCCTGTTTTTCCAGCATGGCGgcaatgtttttggaggaaGATTTGATCCAGCATGGCTTTCTATAGCATGTGTAATGCCTTAAATGTCACCAGGTCAGCTTActtccatctgcgctccattaatcgtctcCGCCGCCCCCCTCACCCGccacaccaccgccatcctcgtccatagccttgtcacttcccgcCTCGACTATTGTAACTCActcctcttcggcctccctcaAAAATCCCTCCACAAGCAACAACTGGTTCggaactctgctgcccggatcatcaccagAACCCCGTCATTCCACCACATCACCaccatcctgcagcaactccactgtCTCCCAAAGAATCacctacaagtccatccataaccttgcccccccccccccccctttacctCTCTGACCTCGTCCACATTCTCAAGCCATCCCggttccctcagatcttcctcctccctccatctcactgTACCCTCTGCACACCTTAGCTCTGTTCCCCAACTGTGGAATtcattgccaccagacctccgtaactctgccacccttcccgtcttcaaatccaaactcaaaactcatctttTCAAACTTGCCTAACACCCCCCATTTATTGTatgctcttatttattgtatgttctcttttatcttgtattttatattggtgtttttatcttctgtacagcgaccttgggtgtcctgaaaggcgctttgaaatcaaatttattattaatgtatgtgACGTTCTTGCTGATCGGACAATGAACTGCCATCTGCCCCCCTAAAGACGTCAGTGCCTTACCAGCCACAACACAAATATCACAATTCCTACAAACTACAGAACATACAATATCCTGATAAGACAGCAGGAGTAACCTGGCGTGTATGCGTCTGTCTGTTTTATGTAAGGAGTTGTCAGCTTGGGTGGCTCCCTCTTGCTCCTGATGCCCAGCTCCTCCTCAGCCAGCTTTGCTTCAACTCGCCGGTAATACTCCTAAAAACACAGACAGTACAGTGCACAGGAATTAAAAACCGAAACGACAACCCCCCCTTTGTATGTATGTTGAATGCATAACAATGCAAATGAATAATCTTACGGATACACATAATACGTGGAGTTCCGTACCTGATAGTAGTAATCCTCAAGGTATGGATTCTCACTTTGCAGCTGGATCATCTGCAGCCGAATGATCCACTCCTTCTCTTTGGCAGTCATCAGATTACAGTAAGGATCCCAGCCATGTATTTTTCTAcataaaatgtgtatatttacaaATGACGTCATACAGGCATTACCACAACATCATATTTACAGACCTCTGGAAGATATGCTGTTTTTGGCTAAGCAAGCGTTTATGTTGTGGGTGGAGCTGGGTGACTGGACCAGGGTATctgcaatattaaaaaaaacattacatttgataTATTAATGCACATTCGAACATTAAAGTAATAACCACTTTTGCAACCTTAATATACCATAACAGTTTAGCTTCATGTGTGAAATTTCatagtaaatacaaaaaatacagtttgaCAATTAATGtgctatatatcactatattgacagttaccatggtagccattatgtcattggatgctcatatcacctcatacttcggtacgaggtgcattattaaaaaacaaacaaaaaaaaaaccttaaactgtattatggaaagcaggaagtgaacaaatgtaacagttactgattgtaaaagtaccagatggaggggtaggatttaataagctttgcttcttcctactcctttcggacatgtggaactgtgaactgattatgtgatgcattcaattgtaatctaatgcatgttcaaatgaaataaaaccagtaCCATTACCAATAGGGTACTAATACTGATTACTATACTCCAAGCCAAGTTACGCATGTTTTCCAGTACCAAAATATTTCGGGACTAATACATTGAGGATTTATTCCACATTTGACGTCACACACCTGAATTGCTGCATCGGATTGGTTGAGGGGCTGTAGAAGGGGGACGGCCTTGGCGAATTGGCCCCGAAGCGGAGTTGCATCATTTTAGGAGTGAAGGACCGCGGTGTGGAGGGACGGTTTGTGGGATACATAAATCCACCTGTCTGATGACAAGAATTAGGACACCACATGAGTCCGTTAGGATAAAGTGCATCAGAGTTAACACCTGATTGTAGTGCCGTCTCTGGGTTAATGGCTGGCGTGAGAAGGGGGGTCCGGGTACCATGGGTGCGTGCATctgcaaaaagaaaaatgtcaaactTGAATAttgaaatcaaaatcaaatcaactttatttgtagagcatttttcctgcagagacatgcaacacaaagtgctttacagaattaaaaagaaaaacaattacaaagaaagcccctccctcccaccatccatactagacacacacacaatcacacccagtagggagacatggcatggcactgaagatcaaggaaacgccacatttggggccgtccacattgggaggagccacaggccgtgccatcgggggaccagcacccgggggaccagcacccgggggaccagcacccgggggaccagcacccgggggaccagcacccgggggaccagcacccgggggACCAGCACGTATGTAAAATGACATGTAAAAATGTCAAGCTACTCATTTGGGTAAACATAATTCCCCACCTGTGACATGTCTCTTGGGCCAAATTGACGCCTCGAGTAGGGACCCCTTGGTTCGACCTCTCTCCTACCCCTGAAGGAAGATGCAGGATCCAGGAGGTTGGAGGTCAGGTGCTGTCCTCTGCCTCTATGACCCTCAATTACGCATATTATTGCGCTGTCCTGAGAAACAGATGCAGACAAAATAAGTATTTATGCAAGTCCTTACTCTAAGACAGGTACTTCACCTGAAGTATTGAACCGGAGAGTCTGCGTGTCTTTCTATAAGATGGTTCCATCCACTGCAGGGGGTAAAAGACACTCAAAAATGTGTAAGAGAAAATGTAACTCAAATATGAAAAAGTACTTACGTTCTCGTTAAAGGCATGGTGGTACATAACGTTGCCACAGTCCACTATAGCGCTATCAAGACTCTGCAATTAAAATCAGAAGACACTACATAGAGGACAAGTGGCAGTTAAGATCTCATCGAATTAAGTCAAATGTACCTTAAGGCTCGGCCGTCCCTGCACTATCCTCATCACGGCAGGATCTTCAAATATGGGACCCCTTCCCATCCCTCTCCTATACCCTCTACCCCTGCCTCGCTGCCCGAGGCACAAACTGGGGCACCGCTCTGGGAGGGGAGGGCGAGTTGTGAAGGGGGTGGAGGTCTCATGGACGGAGGTTGCGGGGGACACAGGTTTCGGGTCTGGCGGTGGTACCGGCGTCGGTGGCCGAGGCTCAGCAAACTGGAGGAGGGTGTAGGTAGGGTCATCTGGGATCAGCTGTGAGTCTACgtctaacacacacaaacaaagaggTAGAATAATATATACATGGAAAAATATGACACTTTACGTTCTTCCATGgagtttttcaattttcaaaacaaatgtaaatggcTACTCTGTCGACTTTAAGTCCAACAACCTTTGctaaccataaaaaaataataaaaattaataaaataaaaataaaataaaattaggaaagcaggacgtgaacaaatttaacagttactgattgttactGATTCACTTcgtgctttcctaatatagttttaatttaatttttatttaatttttttaattttagttttttctttattttattttaaattttatttgtataattcattttattttttatatatatattatttttcaagtacttcggtacgggacaaaaaaatacaaaattaaaaaaaaaacaaaaaccttaaactgtattatggaaagcaggaagtgaacaaatgtaacagttactgattgtaaaagtaccagatggaggggtagaatctaataagctttgcttcttcctactccttttggacatgtggaactgtgaactgattatgtgatgcactcaattgtaatccgatgcatgttcaaatgaaataaaaccattaccgctACCATTTCCCAGTGTTACGAGgtattttgttgacatttttacatttaaaaaaatggcataaaccaATACAAATCAAACCACAGGGCAGATGCACGTTTACTATTAATGAATAGTGACGGGCAGAACTAAActcttccactagatggcagtactTACATAATTAACCTCTGTTATGCACCTGTTGATGTTTGAGTAAGTCATGGCGCCATGACATTTTCTTAATCAAACAATATGTGCCAAAACACGTCGACACCGCTacattattgtgtatttgtttagaTATATTccattaactaattaattaaattcCATGTCGCATTAACACACCCATTCCAAAGGTCTCCTCATTGTAGACATTgatctcctcatcctcctccgcCATTGCCTGCAAAAGCCCGCAGTCCATATTGCTTTCGACGTCGTCTTCGCTCCAGTCATCTCCATTTTCAGGCCACTGAAGCTTCTGCTGGGACTCTCCTTCTTCTACTTCTTCAGCCACCTGAGTGTTATGATTGTATTTTACATGTATTGTGACACTAAACCAGGAAGTGGTGCCTTATTCTGAGACATTTTCAACTTGGATTTTCAGTATTAGCCATCGGGTAACCGGAAGTAGCCAATTAAACCAAATGTAGACGAActtcattacatttttaaaaatgtgacttactTGCTGGTTCTCTGAATCACTCATGGTGTATTTTGGAGATATTTGTATTCCCTTTTAAAGATAACAAGCAACAGTAACTTTTGTCTGTGTTATGTTATGCCGCCTTGGGTCAAACTGTTCGGGAGTCTCATTACTGTTTAATTGACCTCACCTGTGCGCATGATGAAAACGTGCCTACGTCATCAAGTGCGACGTACAGGCCGATTTTAGTAGACAGCGAGCGACATCTAGTGGTCAATTAGCATTACTGGCGCCTCCCCAATTAATAATCAAATCagattggcaaaaaaaatacaaaatgtggccctaaaataaaaacacaaaagatacagcataaaaaaaatttatttataatttgggCAAAGTGCATCCAGCATTTGTGAAGGAATGATATTAATTAGTCCGACTGAACATATATATGCTAATGGATGACATACAAAGTGAAGGCAGCTGCAGTGATGCTTATTTTTCTGCAAGGAAAAATAAGTCTTGTCTCTTGGACCATCATAATATTCATTtgcaaatatacatattttgtccttaatttataatttttttctatcTTTGGCAATAAAATCAATTTGAATCAGTACATTTGGCATCATTAGTCTCATAAGCATCATAAGTCTAAATCAGTTGTAGTTCACTGAATACAGTCTTTAGAgctttatttgcaaaaaaataaatgattaggAGCAGTTTAATCTCCTTCAGTATAAAAAGACCAGCTCCACCCTCACTGCCgcagtataaaaatgtaaaaaaaagctttttcacTCGGTGGAGGATCACATCCTTAACCGAAGAGTTTGATGAAGCACGGGTGGCAGTAGGGCTTGTTCTCCTGCTCCTTGAAGCAGCCTTTGCTCAGAGGTTTCAGGCAGAAGTGGCACACCAGGTGGTGAGGGTGGAACTTGGCGCCCATGGCGGTGACACAGCGGCCCAGGATGGGTTGCTGGCAGGCCTGACACACGCTGCCTCGCGACTGATGGTAATGGGCCTCACACAGCGGTTTGCCCTCGTGTTCAAAGAAGCTGCCGTTGACGAAGGGACTGTAGCATTCCTGGAGGTGAGAGGAGAAAGATGtttaaaaacaggaagtatAGCCAAGACTGCACTCATCCGGGACATTATAGTACATTGGGTGTCTAATTGCCTTAATTACTTAACTCGGGTTTAATAAACTTAACCCAAGAGCTAAAAAGGAACCCtttcatgatctggaaaaaaatcacatctttatgctgatatcgagACGATTATTAtgggtactgataattatcggacagccctaattataataatatattgcatCGTGTATACTGCATTGTTCACACATTTaagcatttatttaaattatttcatttttttaaatgatcaaataatgtttttgttaatttcTTAATTAAAATATGGACCCTAATCTTTAAATGGAAGTCTCAATAGAGTGACATTATACCAATAGTAATTATTACAAGCATAATGAtgtgaatataataatactgaataatttttctttttttagggctagggttagggttagggttaaaaaaaacaaaaaaaaaattttcaaaaataaaaaaataaaaatacgtttaaaaataacaatatttttaaaaattaaaattaaaattaaaattaaaattaaaattaaaattaaaattaaaattaaaattaaaattaaaattaaaattaaaattaaaattaaaattaaaattaaaattaaaattaaaattaaaattaaaattaaaattaaaattaaaattaaaattaggggttggggttagggggttagggttagggttaggggttttaatttatactaatatataatatatgtaataataatatttattattatatatttatgataataaatatatcatttattattatgattaatatttttattattgttgttgttattattatattgcccgctaatgttattatatatttataatatacttaaaatgactaataatattattatatatttatgataatattattattagggttAGCTTAACCATaacccaaataaataaataaataaataaataaataaataaataaaaataaaaataaaaataaaaataaaaataaaaataaaaataaaaataaaaataaaaataaaaataaaaataaaaataaaaataaaaataaaaataaaaataaaaataaaaataaaaataaaaataaaaataaaaataaaaataaaaataaaaataaaaataaaaataaaaataaaaataaaaataaaaataaaaataaaaataaaaataaaaataaaaataaaaataaaaataaaaataaaaataaaaataaaaataaaaataaaaagggttagggctagggttagggtttgttagggttagggtttgttagggttagggtttaggtttgttagggttagggtttgttagggttagggtttgttcgggttagggctagggttagggttaggtttagggtttgtTAGGgtttgttagggttagggctagggttagggttagggctagggcgagggttagggtttgttagagttagggtttgttagggttagggttagggttagggttagggttagggttagggttagggttagggttagggttagggttagggttagggttagggttagggttagggttagggctagggttagggttaaaaaaacaaaaaaaaatattttcaaaaataaaaatatttttacaaacaaaaatatttttaaaaataataatacgtttaaaaataaaaataattaaaattaaaattaaaattaaaattaaaattaaaattaaaattaaaattaaaattaaaattaaaattaaaattaaaattaaaattaaaattaaaattaaaattaaaattaaaattaaaattaaaattaaaattaaaattaaaattaaaattaaaattaaaattaggggttggggttagggggttagggttaggggttttaatttatattaatatataatataataataatatgtattattatatatttatgataataaatatatcatttattatcattattaatatttttattattgttgttgttgttgttattattattatattgcccACTAATAATgttatcatatatttataatatacttaaaatgactaataatattatatatttatgataatattattattattgttattattattatattattattattattattattattattgttgttataacaataataattttactttttgttataacaataataataataatgttttttttattttaaattctgTACACGGTCTGCATGTCCGGAAGAAACACTCACCCTGCATACAAAGCACTGTGGATGCCAGAGAGAGTTGAGAGCTGAGATATAGTTTTCGAGGATGGGCTGGCTGCATCCTTGACACCGGGAGGCAAACAGCATCAGAAAGCACTGCTGGCAATACTGCTGCCCCTCACGGTCATGAAACCCTGACAAAATAGATTAGAAATAAGGTTATTGTTTATATATGTCATTGTGATAGAATAAGATgtacgttgttgttgttttttttttataccttccTCGCCAAAGCTGCGGCTGCATTTGACGCAGCAGAAACACTCAGGGTGCCAGTTCTTGTCCAGAGCCGTCACCATTTTCTGATGAAGAAGGggaaataatattaacataagCTGCTTGTGCATGGGAAAACTCCCCTAGAGGCCT includes the following:
- the patl2 gene encoding protein PAT1 homolog 2, which translates into the protein MSDSENQQVAEEVEEGESQQKLQWPENGDDWSEDDVESNMDCGLLQAMAEEDEEINVYNEETFGMDVDSQLIPDDPTYTLLQFAEPRPPTPVPPPDPKPVSPATSVHETSTPFTTRPPLPERCPSLCLGQRGRGRGYRRGMGRGPIFEDPAVMRIVQGRPSLKSLDSAIVDCGNVMYHHAFNENWMEPSYRKTRRLSGSILQDSAIICVIEGHRGRGQHLTSNLLDPASSFRGRREVEPRGPYSRRQFGPRDMSQMHAPMVPGPPFSRQPLTQRRHYNQTGGFMYPTNRPSTPRSFTPKMMQLRFGANSPRPSPFYSPSTNPMQQFRYPGPVTQLHPQHKRLLSQKQHIFQRKIHGWDPYCNLMTAKEKEWIIRLQMIQLQSENPYLEDYYYQEYYRRVEAKLAEEELGIRSKREPPKLTTPYIKQTDAYTPVVHIEGSLGQVAVSTCYSPRRAIGAVHAVQAQGPLEDQKDTRRQRLEVLSKIEKLFIVLLEIEETNRMKMTVLSEAEERLLMEKTQRKVEHIFSQMQHHDALDSGGEFLPFLVVSKGKKLLARLMPFLKQDSAINILTIVTSNLPTLMSRDTEETLPELYPPLRNVIGGLTFSQLIGILRVLTSDPSDNDCLSLACQNKFGLSLLYALLSHGEKLLSSGVPLEPSIGDFEMWTDTIFQVARQLSQCSLVEPLLLPSNLLTLFCRYLDKRTVHQLKSNMESATGCLALPS